The following DNA comes from Candidatus Cloacimonadaceae bacterium.
GGCAATGCCTTGAATTGTTTTGCCAGAGATTAGCCCTTCGCGTTGCGCGGTATTTTTTACAAACTTTTGATGCAATGATATTTTTTCGCCATTGAGATTGCTTCGGGATACTGCGGGCAGGGCACTTGATTTGTCTGAGTGAAAAAGAAGACGGCTTCCGTAATATCCGGAAGCCGTCATGGATTTATTTATTTAACGGTCTTTAGTACATTCCGCCCATGCCGGGATTTGGCATCTGCGGTGCGGATTCGGGTTCTTTGATGTCGGTGACGATGCACTCGGTGGTGAGCAGCAAGGCTGCGATGGAAGCGGCGTTTTGCACTGCGCTGCGCAAGACCTTGGCGGGATCGATGATACCGGCTTTGAAGAGATCTTCAAACTTGCCGGTGGAGGCGTTGAATCCCATGTGGATATCTTTGTAGCCTTTGAGTTTTTCGACGATGACGGCACCTTCTTCTCCGGCATTGGCAGCGATCTGATAAGCTGGTTTTTCAAGGGCTTTCATCATGATCTCGGCTGCGACGCTTTCTTCGTGGGAAAGACCTTTGAGACCTTTGAGGGCTTTGGCTGCCTGCAGCAAGGTAACTCCGCCGCCGGGAACGATTCCTTCCTCGACCGCGGCGCGGGTGGCATGAAGAGCGTCGTCCACGCGGGCTTTCTTTTCTTTCATTTCGGTTTCGGTGGCGGCTCCGATGCGGATCACGGCAACGCCGCTGGAGAGCTTGGCAAGGCGTTCTTGCAGCTTTTCCTTATCATAATCGGAAGTGGTTTCCTCCACCTGGGCTTTGATCTGTTTGATGCGTCCGTCAATGGCTTCCTGGATGCCGGCGCCTTCGCGGATGGTGGTGTTTTCTTTTTCCACGAGGACCTTCTTGGCACGGCCAAGATCGCTCATCGTGCAGCTATCAAGCTTGCGTCCCATATCTTCGGAGATGAGGGTGGCACCGGTGAGGATGGAAATATCTTCCAGCATTGCCTTGCGGCGATCGCCAAAGCCGGGAGCTTTCACCGCGACGACGTTTAGGATGCCGCGCAGCTTGTTCACCACGAGGGTGGCAAGCGCTTCGCCTTCAATGTCTTCGGAGATGATGAGCAGAGGTTTTCCGCTTTGTGCGGTTTCCTGCAGGATGGGCAGCAGGTCTTTCATCACGCTGATCTTCTTGTCATAGATAAGGATGAAGGGGTCTTCGAGCTCGGCGATCATCTTCTCCGGGTTGGTGACGAAATAGGGAGAGAGATAACCGCGGTCAAATTGCATGCCTTCGACCTTTTCAAGACCGGTATCGATGGACTTGGCTTCTTCGATGTTGATGATGCCTTCTCTGCCGACGGATTCCATCGCTTCGGCGATGAGTCTTCCGATCTCGGGATCGTTGTTTGCGGAGATCGAAGCGATCTGAGCAATCTCTTCATTGCTTTTGATCTCTTTACTGTATAGGCGGATCTGCTCGACGATGATCTTGGTGGCTTTTTCCAGACCGCGTTTCAGATACATCGGGTTCACCCCGGCGGTCACATGTTTCAAGCCTTCTTCGATGATGGATTGAGCCAGCAAAGTGGCTGTCGTGGTGCCGTCTCCGGCTACGTCATGAGTCTTTTCCGCAACCTCTTTACAGAGCTGCGCGCCCATATTCTCAAACGCATCTTCGAGTTCTATTTCCTTAGCAATGGTCACCCCATCGTTGGTGATGGTCGGCGAACCGAATTTCTTGTCCAATACCACATTTCTGCCCTTGGGACCAAGGGTTATCTTGACGGCATCTGCCAGCTTGTCCACACCCTTCTTGAGAGCGGTGCGGGCATCGTGTGAATACAGCATTTGTTTTGCCATGAGTTTACCTCCATGTTATTTAATTAAACTGTTTAACTTAGCAGTCTTATTTTTTGAGTGCTAATTTCAAGATAAGCCGATTTCTGTCAAGGACAAATTGTTTCTTTGAAGATTCTCCGCGGGAGAGACACTGTTATAAAGGGTCACTGAAAATTGCAAATGGGGAAAAACGGTCATATTCGAACGACAGGTGAGACTGATTTGGGTCACTGAAAATTGCAAATGGATCACCGAAAATTGCAAATTAGGTCACCGAAAATTGCAAATCGTCCTTTCCAATTTTTGTCTGCAACTAATCCATGAATTGAAAGTAGAACTCTTTGAGAGCACCGGTCTGTCCCCACGTTTCGGAGGGCATTCGATGTAGGGTCTGTAGGCTGCAAGTATGATGAAACAGCGATATTATCTATCAATCAAGAAACTTCTCTCTTTCTTATCATATTGTGTAGAAAGGACTTGACCACGGTTGCGATAGGTGTTGTGTAGAAACCATAAATCAACAGTCGGGTAACCAAGAAGGAGATCAAGATGACCAAGCAAAAAAAGAATGGTAAGGACAAGGCAACGCTGGAGGAGATGGTGAAATCCGGTAGCCAGATCGTATTGCTGAGAGAGGATGACACTGAGCAGCCAATTGAAGCCCTGGCAGAGAAGGCAGGCGTATTGAAGTTAGGATCGACCATGAAGGTAATCGAGATGGATAAGGCTGGTTCGGATGATGTTGAGAGTGATCCGGTCGAGGATGATTCATACGCAGACGAGTTCCACTATAAGAACTGGTGGAATCAGTTCCGGGGGCCCTGGCTGCAGTCGGAGAAGATGAGTGAGGAAGAGATCAGAATTAAAGCCGATGATGCCTGGCCCAAGTTTCGCATGAAAAATGTGTTTTTAGTCATTTTGGAATCGTAACTCATTGAAAAATAGTATTTGAGTTTCGGAAAATAGCCAATTAGTGTCCAAAATCAGGGCTTTGCAGGAAAAATATATATTGACAGCTTCAGC
Coding sequences within:
- the groL gene encoding chaperonin GroEL (60 kDa chaperone family; promotes refolding of misfolded polypeptides especially under stressful conditions; forms two stacked rings of heptamers to form a barrel-shaped 14mer; ends can be capped by GroES; misfolded proteins enter the barrel where they are refolded when GroES binds) gives rise to the protein MAKQMLYSHDARTALKKGVDKLADAVKITLGPKGRNVVLDKKFGSPTITNDGVTIAKEIELEDAFENMGAQLCKEVAEKTHDVAGDGTTTATLLAQSIIEEGLKHVTAGVNPMYLKRGLEKATKIIVEQIRLYSKEIKSNEEIAQIASISANNDPEIGRLIAEAMESVGREGIINIEEAKSIDTGLEKVEGMQFDRGYLSPYFVTNPEKMIAELEDPFILIYDKKISVMKDLLPILQETAQSGKPLLIISEDIEGEALATLVVNKLRGILNVVAVKAPGFGDRRKAMLEDISILTGATLISEDMGRKLDSCTMSDLGRAKKVLVEKENTTIREGAGIQEAIDGRIKQIKAQVEETTSDYDKEKLQERLAKLSSGVAVIRIGAATETEMKEKKARVDDALHATRAAVEEGIVPGGGVTLLQAAKALKGLKGLSHEESVAAEIMMKALEKPAYQIAANAGEEGAVIVEKLKGYKDIHMGFNASTGKFEDLFKAGIIDPAKVLRSAVQNAASIAALLLTTECIVTDIKEPESAPQMPNPGMGGMY